ACTCGTTACAACAATGCAACACCGTTTAGAATCATTGACAAACGCAGCAACATTAATGGGTGTTTTCATGGTTGGTGCGCTTGTTGCGACAATGATTCGTGTGAAATTTGCATTTGCACCAACACTTGGCGACGTGACAATCAATTTCAGTAAAAATGCTGACATGATTTTACCACGTCTTGTGCCATTAGCAGTAGTATTCGCTGTATATTGGTTATTAGGTCGTAAAAATATGAACTCAACACGTGCGATCTTCATCGTGATTATCGTAGCGATTCTTTTCTCAAGCTTAGGCATTTTACAAAAATTATAAAAATGAAAATAAAATCCCGTTACATTCGCTCAGCTGGGCAAACGTAGCGGGATTTTTTTGATGATAAGTTGTTGCTCGTAGGTTACTCCACTACTAATCTTAGTATGTTTGATTTAATTATGATTTAACATATTTCATTGCTATATCATTTTTAGGATCTTTTTCAAGTACTTTATTTGCAACCATTTTAATATTCTCTTTGGTAATCATATCAAAATCTGGTTCATCTAGAATTTCTAAAAATTCATTTAACAGATTTTGATCTTTAAATTGTGAGATTTCTAGTGATTGCCAATAGTGATAATAAGCTAAATCATAAGCACTATCCACATAATTAAAGTGAAAATGATAGATGCTTGCGACCATTTCATGATATTCAATCGTGTTAATTTGATTAGCAAGGTTTGATAAATAAAATGCTAATTTTTCGTCTGAAATATCGTTTGACATAAAGTATGTTAAAACATTCTCTATATCTTTGTTTTCTAACATTTTTTGTAATTCAGTTGGCAATAAATTTAATATAATGTTAGTACTCTTCATTTATTTGACCCACCCATTCGGTACATATATTACCGTTTTACGTGCATAGGTTACAACTACAGTCCTACCACTCATGGTAAGTGTTTTTGATATGCTTTTTTCTTATATCTGCTTTGATTTCCATGCCTCATAACATGTGACATTACTTTAGAAACATCACTCCAACTGTTTTTAGTTACTTTGCTCCAATTATGTTTACTAGCAAGAATGTGTTTTCTTTTATTTGCACCTAAATTTGCTATTGGAGGTAAAACTTTACTAGGCTTTAGTTTTAATAGCGTTTTGAGTTGCTTTCTTTCCATATTTTTTTAAAGCCTATTTCAGACCATATCTAGCTACAGCTGCTAATATGATTAATGGCCATACAGATGATTTAGCTTCAATTGAGTTGTATTTTGTTACTTCCCCAGTATCTTTATCGATAAATGTAGCTTCATATTCTTCATTTTCAAGTTGATCTATTAAAATATTATACTGCTTATTTATTGATTACTATTTTCGTCAATATAATTACCCTTAACGCCCACTGTATCAGTATCCAAATCATATTGAATATTTGCTTTTAAATCAATATCTTCTTTAGATAATGCAATTACTGGATCTGTATCGTTATTTGTTTTATCAATAATTTCTACTTCATTGGGATTTTGTAAATTACTTTTATGTAAATCTTCTTGTGTGATTTCGTTGTTAGATGTTTCACTTGCATTAATATTTCCAGTACAAAGTAAAGATTGAAGGTTATAGGTTTACGACGTACAGAATACTATCTCAATCTAACAACCTCCGATCAAAAATCGAGTTAAGAGGTGATTTATAATTTAGACAATAAAAAATGTAGAAAAACAGCATTTTCATTCCGCCATTTTTCTACATTTTATAACCGCCATTTACACCTCACTGTAGCAAAAAACTGTGAAGAAATTTATGAAGAATTGCTTTCTCTACGTTTTTTAAATATTATAATTGAAATCATAATTAAAAAAGAAAACATTGTAATGATAGATACAGTAGAGCCATATTCCCCACCAGTAATAGTTATATACGGACTATGGTAGACATACTCTATTAAACTTTGACTATGTCTTTCGGTTGTAATATCGAATAACTGTGTTGAATCAAAGAGGAAATGAACTGTAATTGATGCCCATATTGTACGATAATATATAGAAATCAATCCATAAAAAATCCCAGCAATAAAAATTCCAGTGATAACTAAAAATAAAGTTTTAAGATTATCAACCCCATTCATAAGGTGAACAGCACCGAATAAAAATGATGTTATAATCAAACTGAAATTAATATTAGTTTTCTTTTCGATATAACCCATTAAAAATCCTCTAAAAAAAAGTTCTTCTGAAATAGCCGTAGTTAAAGAAGTTATAAGAATAACTATTGTTAACAAAAATAAGTTTCCATTATTAAATTCCCATTTGCCGTTTGTTAGTATATTAAATAGTAAATACATAAGTCCTATACCTACAAGACTTATCAGAAACCACTCTACTTTAAGATAAGGTGCTGTGATTCGATAATCATTCAAATCAGCTTTGAATCCTTTTTTAATCCATAAAATAAAAATTATGGAAGTTAATACTAAAATTAATACATGAAAAGCCACATATCCTACATCACCCATACCTATAAAATTAAATAAACCGATGAGAGGTGAAAGAGCATTTATTAAAGTCATTACAATTAGAGCAATTAAACAAGTTATCAAGGTTTTAAAAGTGCTTCTCAAACTCATCACGCTTTCTAAAAAAGTAAATAAAGGTAATGCACTTTAAAATTCATAAATCATCAATAAAAACTATAAAAAAATTATTATAAATAATAAATAAGTTATGACATATATTAATATAAACTATGGATCTATGTCAAGAATCCAAAAAAAGAGAATTTTACCGTGCTTCGCTTGCTAGTCTAGCCCGTAATGGGACTGAGTCATAATTCCTGCCCTCTTCGCTAAAAGCCCTGATTAGATGTCAAAGACATTTAATCAGGGCTTTTTTAGGTATTATAAAAAAGCACTTACCGTATCATTATTGATAACCACAAAAATAATAGAAAAGGAGATATTATGGAGTCATAAGAATTGTAACATGTCTCACCTTACAATTCCAATAGAAACTGATGTCAATCGCGGTTTAAAAATGACGTATGTTTAAACTTTTTTCGCTTTTATAATCTTTAAGTCGGTATGAATCACCTGTAATTTTAAATATTTTTGAAGGATGAATCAGTCTATTAATAATGGCTGCTGACGTTATCTTATTACTAAATGAATCCTCAACTAGAAAAGGGGATATTCGTCGTTATGATTATGGATCTTATTTCATATCTTAGTGACATTAAATCATAGAGGAGATCTGCCTGTTCTTTGAAGATGGGGGTATAGCCTATCTCATTAATGATAAGGAGTTCGATTCTGTTTAATTGTTTTAAAGTTTTATTTATTATTCATTTTCTCTATTTATTATTTAATATTTAAATTAATTATTTAAAGTATAGAATCTCGTTTTGATATTTTGTTTACAAACTTCTACACCTAGCGATATTGCCAGATGGGTCTTACCGACACCACTATTACCTAAGAAACATATATTGATACTCTTCTCTAGAAAATGCTTGGATTTTAATGTGAGTACTTCTTGTTTATTAATACTTGGTTGAAACGTGAAATCAAAGTCACTTAAATGTTTAATATTAGGGAAACGTGCTAACTTAATAGCATGTTTAAATTTTGTGCGCCCGACGTGGGTAACACTTAGACGGTGAAAGTCTGTTACAGACTTGGTAGTAGGAACTGTTAGCGAAAGACAAGGGTGTCCACCGCGAAGTGGAATCTGAGGGAAGTCCGGGCGCAAACACTCGCACCGACGAATATAAACATCATACTAATGCTATATAGAATGGATGAATCTACCAAACAAGATGAAGCCCGATACTACCCGAGTTCTATATAGTAAATGATGCGGTGACGTTAGTGGTAAGGGATTACACCTTACCCGGGGAGGTCTCATCAGTGGTATTCTCTACCGTAGTAACAACGAATGATGAGAAGTCAGCAGAAGTTATAGTAGGGAAAATGTACCGAAGGACTAAACAATATTCAGTACAAAGTAAAGATTGAAGGTTATAGGTTTACGACGTACAGAATACGGTCTTAACCGGCAACTTATGGAAAAATAAGTAGTGGAATGAAAAAGGATACATAAGTGTGTACAGTAAATCTTAGATGAAATGAAAGAAATGTATCGTAAGTCTCCATCATTGATGGATCTTGTTGTAAGACCTGACAACATAGAAAAAGCTATCAAGAAGGTTAAGAAAAACAAAGGTGTTCCTGGAATTGACGGCATGAAAGTCAGCGAACTCCATGCTCACTTTGAGCAGTACTTTTCGCAGATAACGAAAAAACTGCTTGATGGTTCATATCAACCTCAAGCAGTTCGAAAAGTTCAAATCCCCAAACCAAATGGGAAAATGCGTGTGCTTGGTATTCCTGTCGCTAGAGACAGAGTAATACAACAAGCGATTAGACAAGTGATTGAACCTGGCATCGACCGAACATTTTCAAATCACAGCCATGGCTTCAGACCTAATCGTAGCACAGGCACAGCACTTAAGCAATGTGCCACTTACTACGAAGAAGGTTATAAAATAGCCGTAGATTGTGATTTGAAACAGTGCTTTGACATGTTGAACCATGATAAGCTCATGTATCTGTTCGAACGCCATGTTCAAGACAAGTCAATTTCCACATTTATCCGTAGAAGCTTACAAGTGGCTGCCATTGACCTATCTGGCGAAGTCGCAGAAAGAAAGATAGGTGCACCACAAGGGGGCGTTATCTCTCCCTTACTATGTAATATTTATCTACATGAACTGGATAAAGAACTCGAAAAGTGTGGACACCGTTTTGTACGATATGCAGATGACTTTGTCATCTTTGTACGCACAAAACGTGCAGGTGAACGCGTCATGACGAGTGTAACGAAATTCATTGAAAAACAACTGAAGTTGGTTGTCAATGAAGAGAAAAGTAGAGTCGGAGCAGTCACACGTTTAAAGTTCTTGAATTGTCTAATAACCAAGGTCAATGGGTTTATCGTTTCAGACCGACTACGGAAGCAAAAAGAAATTTAATACGCATCTTAAGGAAAATAACGAAACGAAATAGACCCGGTACCTTTAAAGAGATTATCACTGAAATTAATCAAGTGACGCGAGGTTAGATAAATTATTTTGGTAGAGGTTTTATCAGAGGATTTATTGAAACCACGCAATCTTGGTTAAACCGTCGACTTAGACAACTCATTCTTAAACGGTGGAAAAGAGTAAAAACTAAATATAAGATGTTACGCCAATATGGTCTTGACCATATTAGTGCGATGAGAATCGCACAGTCACGTAAGAAATGCTGGCGATTATCGAACACGCATGAGGTTCATCGTGCACTTACAAAAAAGCAACTCTACAAGTGGGGCTGATACCTTTAACCCAGCTTGCAGAGTCGGATTACGCAAGATATTGAATCGCCGAGTACGGAACGGTATGCTCGGTGGTATGAGAGGACGAATAGTCAATTAATGGCTATTCTCCTACTCGATAAAGGAACTGAAGGTCTATGTCCCAGCCCCGTCCGTTTCTTAGTCTAGCATCACTAGTACTCAAGATTTTTAAATTTGAATATACTAATTATATAGAAAATTAATGCATAGATAAAGAATATAAAAAATATTAATGTTAAGATATTGTCGAAGTTAGAATTTGTAAGTTTTTCTTGGTATCCATTTGGGAAAATAAATTTTAGAGTACTTAAAAACGGTGCAATTGAACTTATAATAAAGAAAAATAACACCCCTAAAATAGTGTAACCATTAGGTAAACTGATCGAAAGTAGTATTGCTAATAAAATACATAATATTTGGATAAAAAATGTACCTAAAAATTCAATAATAACAAATTCTAAGTCACTCTTACTATCAGGGAATAACTTATGAGAAGACAATGATGTATTATTAATATGAAAATAATATAATATCAAAGAACTAATTATTAGAACTATTATAAATAATATGTATAGAAAAAGTAATGAAAGCAACTTACTGTTAAAAAGTTTCGTCCTTTGAAGGTCTTTATAAAAGTAGAGTTGTCCTGTTTCTTTTTCAGTGTGGAAATTCAGTCCTATAATATATGTTAGTACAACCAAGGGAATAACAGCATTATTTTGAATAACGAACACAGAAGAAAAAAACTCCATAAAGCTAAGAGACCCTTTTTCGCCACTTAGTTGCATAAAGTTAGTATTGAAAAAAGATACTATAAAAAGAATTAACGGGAATAAGCCAAATAGTAAATATAGCCAAGAGCTTCTCATTTTGAGTAAATTAAAAAATATAGGTTTGAATTTCACCATATTATTCATCCTCTTCTTTAAATTTATTATGTATAAAGTTGTTTTTGTCTGTTATACTTAATATTTTATATTCTTTTAATAAATCAGAAAGCAATTCATTAAAAATATTATCTTTATCATATATTTCTATAATAGAATTATTTCTTGTTAATGAAATTCTATCGTTATATTTTTTTTGATATTCTTCTGAGAAATTAAAAGGTCTATCAAGCTTTATGATAGTAGCATTGTAATCATCAGCTGTAAAGTCATCTTTTAGTTTTCCGTTTTCTATAAAAATGAAACGATTACAGATTTCTTCTAATTCACTTAGTTGGTGGCTTGAAATTATAATAGCGGTATCTTGATTTAGAACCCATTTTTTTAGAGTCATAATTAATTTATCAACTCCATTAGGGTCTAATCCTACAAAAGGTTCATCTAATATTAGGATTTTCGGATTTGTCACTAAACAAAGTGCTAAGGAAAGTCTTTGTTTCATCCCAAAAGAAAAATTTTTAGGGTTCTCATAACGTCTTTCCCACAAATCAACCAATTCTAGGATGGGTTTTATATTTTTATAATGATCTGGTTTTCCATTTAAGTTAATGAAATATTTTAAATGATCTAATGCATTTAAGTGATTAAATAGTGAGCTTTCAATCATAAATCCAATATCTTTCAAAGAATTAGGTGAATTTAATATATTTTTTTTATTGAAAAAAATCTCGCCACTAGTAGGTTTTATTGCTTTAGCTATAAGTTTCATTAATGTTGTTTTTCCAGCACCATTTTTACCTATTAAACCAACTATTTCCCCCTTTTTGATTGTAAAATTAACGTTTTCTAACGAATATTTATGATTTTTTTTGAATTTTTTACTTAATTTTTTGATTTCTAACATCGGAACGCTCCTTTCTAAAAAACAAACTGACTAAAAATAGAGATATAAAGTTTAATAAAAACACAAATATTAATTGTTCAATATTTGCTAAGCCAGGATTTATTTCAATAGATATGTCTCCTGTCCTTTGTTGATTACTGTTAATGAAACTTTCGAAGTCAGGGCGTGAAATAAAATAAACACTGAAAACAAAATAGCAAATTGTCGAAATCAATGATATCAGTAAATTGGACTTTAAACTTCTAGTACTTTTAAAGACAAAATTGATTATATTATTGCTAATTACAGGGAAAATATATGAAATCAAAATAAAAATAAACAGTGACATCTTAGTATTTATTAATATACCTATAAAGAATATTAAAGCGTTGATTAAGAAAAGATAAAAATATTTTTTATTCACGATAAAAATCTCCTACATTGAAATTTTTGTTATAATTAGATTGTATAACCAGTGCACGACTATGGATTCTTGCAAACCTATTTTCTCTCTTATAATATATAAAATTACACTAGTAGGTAATTTTATCAATAGATTTTCGATAAAATTACCATTTAAATGTAATAGTAAAGAAAAAATTAAAGATCCTATTATAATAGATTTGAACTTAGAAAATTTAGTTAGTAGTAAGCTAAAAAAAAGGCCCCTAAATAAATATTCTTCACATGTGGCTACCACAAAAGGATGTATTATTTCTTCCATCTTTACAGAGTAAAACAAAGAAACAACAAAAATTAGAATTATATACATAAGGAATTTGTATATATTAATTAATCTTATTGGGCTAGTATTAAAGCCGATTAATCTTTTCAAAATAACTGTAGGAATAAAGATAAAACCTACCACCATAGTTATTCCTAAAATAATAATATACAAATTATTGATTTTAGTATGAGGTGATAATATGACAAATAAACTTCCTAAGTTAAGAACAAAAGAAGATAGTATAGTAAGTGATAAACACAAAAGAACAACTTCTATTTTTGAATAATTATTATCTTTTAATATGTACATAGTATCCTCACTTTACAGTAATAAAGGCCGACTCATAAGAGACGACCTTTTATTATTACCATTGGTGTTTTTTACCTTTGTAAGTGTATTTAACAATTCCCAAATTTACCTCATTTAAACCAAACAATTTCAATAAAGCATCCATAGCAATACCTGCTCTCAAAAAGTTATAATAAAAAAGTACAATTAAAGTATACCCATACACAATACTCTTTGTCAATACAAAAAATTGTGTTTTTTAAATATTTAAAAATCGCATATAAAACAGAGTGCTTTTGTTGTAATCTGATGTAGTCAAGTTTACAATTATTGCTATTTTAAACTAAAGATATGTCACGAATACTATTCATGATGAAAAAAGAAGTTAACAGTTGAAATTACGAGTTTATTTAAGCAAGAATAGTGCATCGTCTATAAAAACTATAAATTGTCCTTCAAAGGCACATGGCCATATGTGAACTTTGGAGGGCTTTTAGGTGCGCCTGACATGGGTAACACCTTGACGGTGAAAGGCCGTTACAGACTTGGTAGGAGGAACTGTTAGCGAAAGACAAGGGTGTCCACTGCGAAGTGGAATCTGAAAGAAGTCGGACGCAAACACTCGCACCGACGAATAGAAATATCATTCTAAGGATATATGGAATGGATGAATATTGAGTTAATAGATGTTTCACTTGCATTAATATTTCCAG
Above is a genomic segment from Staphylococcus delphini containing:
- a CDS encoding ATP-binding protein — encoded protein: MRPDFPQIPLRGGHPCLSLTVPTTKSVTDFHRLSVTHVGRTKFKHAIKLARFPNIKHLSDFDFTFQPSINKQEVLTLKSKHFLEKSINICFLGNSGVGKTHLAISLGVEVCKQNIKTRFYTLNN
- a CDS encoding ATP-binding protein; protein product: MSPFLVEDSFSNKITSAAIINRLIHPSKIFKITGDSYRLKDYKSEKSLNIRHF
- a CDS encoding ATP-binding protein, yielding MINKTLKQLNRIELLIINEIGYTPIFKEQADLLYDLMSLRYEIRSIIITTNIPFSS
- a CDS encoding ABC transporter ATP-binding protein, which translates into the protein MLEIKKLSKKFKKNHKYSLENVNFTIKKGEIVGLIGKNGAGKTTLMKLIAKAIKPTSGEIFFNKKNILNSPNSLKDIGFMIESSLFNHLNALDHLKYFINLNGKPDHYKNIKPILELVDLWERRYENPKNFSFGMKQRLSLALCLVTNPKILILDEPFVGLDPNGVDKLIMTLKKWVLNQDTAIIISSHQLSELEEICNRFIFIENGKLKDDFTADDYNATIIKLDRPFNFSEEYQKKYNDRISLTRNNSIIEIYDKDNIFNELLSDLLKEYKILSITDKNNFIHNKFKEEDE
- a CDS encoding CPBP family intramembrane glutamic endopeptidase codes for the protein MSLRSTFKTLITCLIALIVMTLINALSPLIGLFNFIGMGDVGYVAFHVLILVLTSIIFILWIKKGFKADLNDYRITAPYLKVEWFLISLVGIGLMYLLFNILTNGKWEFNNGNLFLLTIVILITSLTTAISEELFFRGFLMGYIEKKTNINFSLIITSFLFGAVHLMNGVDNLKTLFLVITGIFIAGIFYGLISIYYRTIWASITVHFLFDSTQLFDITTERHSQSLIEYVYHSPYITITGGEYGSTVSIITMFSFLIMISIIIFKKRRESNSS
- a CDS encoding Msa family membrane protein, translating into MNKKYFYLFLINALIFFIGILINTKMSLFIFILISYIFPVISNNIINFVFKSTRSLKSNLLISLISTICYFVFSVYFISRPDFESFINSNQQRTGDISIEINPGLANIEQLIFVFLLNFISLFLVSLFFRKERSDVRNQKIK
- a CDS encoding CPBP family intramembrane glutamic endopeptidase: MYILKDNNYSKIEVVLLCLSLTILSSFVLNLGSLFVILSPHTKINNLYIIILGITMVVGFIFIPTVILKRLIGFNTSPIRLINIYKFLMYIILIFVVSLFYSVKMEEIIHPFVVATCEEYLFRGLFFSLLLTKFSKFKSIIIGSLIFSLLLHLNGNFIENLLIKLPTSVILYIIREKIGLQESIVVHWLYNLIITKISM